From the genome of Pseudomonas sihuiensis:
GAGGTGACGCAGTACCTGTGCGGCATCGGTCTCACCCAGCGAAAGCAGGAGAATGGCGGCTTTGTCGACCTTGGTCAGCTTGGTCAGCTTGGTAGCGGTACGATTATCACTCATCGGCGTTGATCCACTCTTTGACGACCTGGGCTACGCGGCCAGGATCTTCCGCCACCAGACTCTTGATGGCGTTCAGCTGTGCATCATACCCCTCACTGGGGCTAGGCAACATGATGCTCTGCGGGCCGCCAAGGCTGACACGGTCATCGGACAGCTCACCATCCAGACCTGCCATCGAGCCAAGCTCCACATCACCGGAGCCTGCCAGTTCCTTGCCCCTGCCACCGCCGGTGATGTTGTTGAGCACCGGACGCAACACGCCGAACACCAACACCAGGATGAACAGGACGCCAAGCACCTGCTTGACGATGTCCCAGAACCAGGGCTGGGTGTAGAACGGAATATCGGGGATCTCTTCACCCAGCGAAGCGGTAAAGGCCGTATTGATCACACTGACGCTGTCGCCGCGACTGGCATCGAAGCCCACCGAATCCTGCACCAGACGGGTAAAGCGCGCCAGGTCATCGGTCGTCCACGGCACTCGGCTGCTCTCGCCAGTAGCCGGATCGACACGCACCTGGTCATCCACCACCACCGCTACCGACAGGCGACGCAGGCGCCCCTGCTGCTGACGGGTGTAGCTGATGGACCGATCCAGCTCGAAGTTGCGGGTCGACTGCTCACGCTTGTCGGCCGGGTATGGCGCCAGCATCGGCTGGCCGGTTACCGGGTCCATGATCTGCTGGCCATTGGCGTCGACCAGCGGCTGACCCGCGGCAACCGGGCCGGCCGGGGCGGCAGCGCCTGCGGCCTGCTCTGGCGCGGCAGCCGGACCAGGTGGCTGATTGGACAGCGCGCCCGGCACGCCCTGTGGCGGCAGGCTGCTCTGACGCTGTTCGTTGACCTGTTGCTCGCTGCGCAGCGCGGGCTGATCCGGATTGAACATTTCGGAAGTGGACTCAACCGAGCTGAAATCCACGTCAGCCGAGACTTCCGCCTTGTAGCGACCAGTGCCCAGCACCGGCTGCAGAATGTTGTGCACGCGCTGGGTGAACAGCGTTTCCATACGGCGGGTGTAGTCGAACTGCTTGCCAGCCATGCTCAGCTCGGACAGCTCCTGCTGATCGGAAAGCAGATTGCCCTTCTGGTCGACCACCGTGACTTGACCCTTGTCCAGCTCAGGCACACTGGTCGCCATCAGATTGACGATCGCCATGACCTGACTGGGCTCCAACCCACGTCCCGGGTAAAGCTCGACAAGCACCGATGCAGACGGCTTGCGTTCGTCACGCACGAACACCGACGCCTTGGGCATGGCCAGGTGTACACGCGCCGCCTTGACGTTGTTGAGGCTGGCCACCGTACGTGCCAGCTCGCCCTCGAGACCGCGGCGATACCGGGTCGCCTCCATGAACTGGCTGGTGCCCAGGCCCTGCTCACGGTCGAGAATTTCGAAGCCGACGCTGTTGTCGGTGGGCGCCACGCCAGCAGCAGCGAGGCGCATGCGCGCACGCGCCAGATCGTCAGCCTTGACCAGTAGCGCGCCGGAGTTGGGTTCGATGGTGTAATCGATGCCGGAAGTGGTCAGGGTATCGACCACCTGAGAAGCATCCATACCGTTGAGGCTACCGTACAGCGGACGATAGTCCGGTTGCTGCGACCAGAGCACCACGGCAAAACCGATCGCCACGCTGGCAGCCAGACCGACCAACAGGCCGAGCTGACGCAGCACCGACATCTCCGCGAGGTTTTCCAGGAAGCTAAGACCCAGCAGGGGCTTCTTCGGCTCACCTGGCTCGGCCTTGGCCGGTACGTTTGCTACTGCTGCTTCAGCCATCAATCAACCCTCAGACCGGCATCTGCATGATGTCTTGATACGCCTGAACCAGCTTGTTACGCACCTGGGTCATGGCCTGGAAGGATACGCTGGCTTTCTGCGAGGCGATCATCACATCGGTCAGATCGACCCCGCTCTGCCCCATCTCGAATGCGGTCGCCAGTTTATTGGACGCCTGCTGGGTCTCGTTGACCTTGTTCACCGCCTGGCCGAGCATTTCCGAGAAGCTCGGCGCTCCCTGCACCGGCTCGCTCGCAGCAGGCTTCTGACGCGCCATGGCCTCAGCCTGCATGGAACGCATCTCCAGCATCAAGCGATTGAATTCGACACCTTGGCTCATGACTTCCTCCACTGCCCGCTTTTTGACACTAGCGGCGCTATGCAGGGGTATTAGCAACAAGAGTGCCAACAAAGCGGCTTATGGGAATCAGATCGGGAACACGCAGATAGATGGGGTAGCCACCGTCATCCACGCGAAGGCGGGGACCCAGCAGCAAGAGAAGAATCACCAACAATCTCTGACCAAAGATCGCGCCATTGCGGATTTCGCTCTTCGATCAGGCGCAGCTTCCAGGCACGATTCCATTTCTTGATCGCCTTCTCCCTGGCTATCGCGCCACTCATACTTTCATGCTGCTCGTACCACACCAGCAACTTCACTCCATAGCGGAGTGTAAAGCCCTCAACGGCTCCCTCTCTATGCTGCCAGACACGCTGCAGCAGATCCGCCGTAACTCCGGTATAGAGCGTGCCATTACGCTGACTGGCCATAATGTAAACGGCGGGTTGTTTCATGCTGCAGTCCTTTGCAGATTGGGCCCTCCATAGGTATGAAGGCCTATTCAGCGATTGATTTGAGCCCGAACGAAAAAATCGCTCCTACAAGCCAGGACAACCTTAGCACCGCGGCTGGATCCCCGCCTTCGCGGGGATGACGGTAGCTGCGCCTTCGCGGGGATGACGGCGATGGATCATTCGAGGTCATTTGTAGCGCCGCGCGAAAAACTGTTGCCGTTTGCGCGATAAATGCAGTGAGCTGACATTTTCACGCACGGCAACGGAATTGCCAAATCACGGCACCGGGTTCGTCCTGCTGAACTGGACTCGGTGCCGCTGCCAACTGTTCAACCCTCCCCGAACCGACCAGACCTCCAGAATGACCTGGCCCACATAGGTGGTGGTCAGCGTAGCGGTCGTGCCACTGATACCGGTCTGGCTTGCCAGCACGCTGCTGTTATCAGCCCTGAGCAACCTGCAGCTGTAAGTGGTACCTGGTTCAGGGCCGATATCGCCCGTCGTGGTGTCGATCAACTGGTCGGCCTGGACGATGCGATCACGGTGCGCCCAGCTGGCAACCACATCACCAACGACCGAAGCCGGATAGCTGGCGCCGCCGATAAGCAGCCGGCCCGGTGGGTACGGCAGCGCCTGACGCCCAACCAGTGACAGGGTGTCGATCGGAGCCAGCTCCGGAGCCAGCATGCCGCTGCTGGTGATCGTGCGCAGCCGCATCTGCACGCTGACACCAGCGGAGTACTCCGTAGGGTCAGCCCCCGCATAGTCATCAAAGAACCACACGCGCGCACCAGCCGTGTGGGCGGCCGGTACCGTGTCCACGCAGCCACGGGCAATGGTCACTACCAACGTGCCGAGGTCGACCGCCACAACCCGAACGATCTCGTCATCGATCAACGCCGCAGTACCCACCTCGACCAGGTCGATGCTTTCGACCGACGTCAGCTGAATGCTGGTCTCGGCACGCCCAATCGCACCCACCAAAAGACCAGACGGGCAGAAGTCACCGCTCTCGGCACTGGCAAAGGCCGCGCTGCCAACCCGCGATTCAATACCGAAGCCCAGCGACAACGGTGTTGGCTTGAGCGCCAGGGCGGCAATGAATGCGCTGGTTTGATCAAAGAGAGCGACGTTGGCGGGGTCGACGGTTTGCACCAGGTCGCGCCAGGTAACCTCTGTCAGTCGCCGGACAGTGGCGGCTGCCGGCGTTGTGTTTGGCGGCACCCAGCCTGGAGGCTGTGGAGGCGTCATGCTGGTGGCCGGCAACCCGAACACGTCTTGCACAGCCGTGACGGTGATCGCCCCGCTGCCGAGGGTGCCATCCTCGAAACGGCCAGCCCTGACCACCATCATCTCGATGCCCCGGCTCAGGCTGCGGATGCGGAATGCACCACCAGGCTTGATATCGCGGCCGCGTCGGTCGAGCTGCACCTTGAAGCGCTTCAGCCCGACCGACCTGGCCCGCAGATCACGAACAGCCACTCGGCCGGCTAGCTCATCAGTGGGAATGCCTGGGTACTCGATGGTGGTCGAGAGGATCTGGCCGGCACCCTGGATCGCGGCGAGATTGCGCTCGCGCTTCTGCCTGTTCGTGTTATCGATCGGGCTGCGCCACTTGATGATGACCTCATTCGCTGCACCTGCCGTCGCGGCGTTGTCATCCTCCATGATCGACAGCAGGCCGCTGTCCTCGTCGAACAACGGGAGCAGCTCAGGATCGTAGTCATCGCGTACCAGGGTCAGCTCAAATAGCCCCGTCCTGCGACTGACAAAGAGATTGCCGCCGATGTGATCGAGCACATGGCTGACAAAGGCCGAGAGGCTATCCTGGCGCACCCAGCGCAGGCAGAGGCCGAAACCCTCAGCGTGCAACGCCGTTGCCGCAGCGCGAAAAGAGGCATCATCGATCCGGCTACGATCCATGCCACCACCCCAGTCGCGGTTCGTCAGGCACTCATAGATGATGTGCGCGGGGTTCATCGCCTTGATCGCACCGCTGGCCATATCGATAACGCAGCGCTCCGGGTACCAGACCGCGCCATCCCAGCCCTTCAATGCGCGCCGCACACGGAACGTCCAGGCCTTCGGGTAGGGGTTCATACTGGTCACCAGGCCGTCATAGAACAACGTGCAAACGCCACGGAAAGCCGGTACCAAACCGCCCAGCATGGCCGCCAAGCGCCCATTGAGCGGCTGATCAGGCGCGCCCATCATCACGTCGAGCGTTCCCTGGATGCCTCCCTCGCCGTTGTCGCCTCCAAACAGCTCCGGGGCGTTGATGTTGATGGTTTGGTTGCTGGTAACGCTGCCAGACCAAGCACGCTTCTCACCGACCTTGATCTCAACCAACTCATCAATCGCCTTGCCGACACCCATGTGGATGCCGAAAAAGTAGCGATAGCCAACCTTGACTGCCTTCTTACTGCCCATCACACACCTCCTGCCGCGCGAACTCGACCAGGTGCATGGCCATGGCATCACCCGTGGCGACCAGCTTGCTGGCCACGATGCCGCCATCGTTCACGATCTGCCCCCAGTCGAGACCATACCGTGCAGCCAATGCGCGGCCCCCCTTGTGGCAGAAGCCCGCCCGACCATTGAATGCCGGCACGCTATGCATGTGCTCCAGGGTCACGAACAGCTCGTCGTCACTGATCATTACTTGCCGCTCTTCGTCTTGATCGGTTGGGTGCGATAGTTGCCGTAGGAGAGCACCATCCAGTCCGGCGTGTAGTTGTCCCCGAAGAACACGCACTGGGGAGTGCCCTCTTCGAACTGCGGGAAGCTGAAGTCCTCGAAGGCCACCGGCTTCGGAGCAACAGACTTGGGGCGATTCTTGTACGAGACGTAGGCACTGATCGCCATGATGGCGATATACGCCCAGGTATACGGATCCATGACTTCCCCCTAGAAAACCGGATTGCCATCGAACGGCGAACGACCTGCAAGATGCGGGACGCCGCCGTGGTTGGGAGCGTTGTCGAACTTGTCGTTGCACATCTGGATGGTTTGATTGCAGCCGGGATAGACGCGGATCGCCTGCCCAGGTTGCAGCCCGGCCGTCCCGCCTAGCAGGGCCAGATTGCTGCCGGTGTGACTCTCAATAGCACGGCGATCGAACTCACCCGAACCAACCGACCACTCGACCCAGCCCGCCGTGAAATAGCCGGCCGGGTAACTTGCGAATGCGCCACTGCTGATTACCAGGCCGTTCTTGCTCTGAATCTCGGTGGTGACGCGGTATAGATCACGATTAACACCGCACGCCACGCTGTAGAGAGCGTGGTGACAGGGTCGCTCCCAGCCTTGCCGCAGGCCTTGCATGGTCATGCGCGCAGAGAGTGGCTGGCAGACCAGTTGTGCCTGGTCACGCTTGGGCCAAGAGACGCTCTGAATACTGCCCACCCAGCTGACGACCTGCTCGTCCTCTCCCGCATGCCTGTCGAATATCGTCAGGGCGATCTCGTTCGACGGCGGTACCCCTCGATAGAGAGTGGCCACGTCGAGGTCGGCCGGCGCGGTGATCTTGAGCAGCTCGACGCTGGCTTCACCTGTCTGGCGAATCCCATCGTCCGAGATACCGCCGCGAAGCGTGCGGAAGATCTGTGTGCCCACGACCTCGTCTCGGTCTCCACTGGTGTAGAGCCAGCGCATGACGCCTCTGCTGAACTGGTACAGCCTTATCGGCGCACCATCAGCCAGTGAGTTCTCGCGGCTGTTAAAACTCATCGTCACGCTCCTCGCGAAACACCGTTGCCCAGCCGGCAACACCCTGGCTATCCGTCATGTGCTCGATCTCCTGGACGTCGCTCTCGAACCGCATCAGGTTCATCCAGCTGATCCGCGCGATATCGTCAGACCGCAGCTCGATACCCAGGGCCGCATCCAGCGCCAGGCGCTCGGTCTGGCCATCCAGCTCGGTGGCGCCGATGATGCGGCGCATCAGCACCGTGCCACTCCACAGCTCGATGCGAATATCGCGTCGGCCTGGCTTGCCGTTGCTGAACCTGGTGTAACCGATGTTCACGATGTCGATGGTGGTGGCCACCGCAGAGGCCGTGGCGACGACGGTGAGGTCATCCATGTGGCTCGGCACCCAAACCACCTTCTGCCTGCCGCACATCCCATAGATGAACGAGCGCACCAGCGCCCGAGCCGCCCGGCCGAGGTCGAGATGGCGTTGGCCGAGTACCTGGAACGCCCGGCGGGCGGTGTCAGTGACCAGTGGCTGAGCGAACCCACTGTCCAGTGTCGAACGCAGGCGCTGGGCAGCATGGGTGAGGTTCTCGGTGTCGTCGGGGCGCCGATCCCAAACCGGCCGGCCTCTATATAAGGAGGCTGGCAACCACTCAGGCCAGTCACAGGCCTCGACAACAAGGAAGCGCACCTCGGCCTCGATCAGCCGGTCGGTCAGCTTGTTTAGCGATGGCTCCTCGAGCAGCTGAGCCGAGCGAGCGGGATACAGGCGCGAGCCGGCCGGCCAGGCCAGCTGGGTGTTACGTTTTAGCTGCAGGCCTTCGGGGAGTACTTCGAGGATCTCGACCGTCTCGCTGGTGAAAGCATCCTCGCCACGCAGCATCGCCAGGCCACCGGCGCGGAAGTCGAGCCATTGGGTGCTGCAGGGGATGAAGTCGACGTCGGCGGCAATGCCGGCATTGAGCAGCTGGATATCAGGCCAGATCGGTATCGACCAGATGCGATCGCTCCACCCGAACAACGCGAGGTCGAGCAACTGGCGCTCACGACCCTCGGCGTACATTGCGCCATTGAACTCACGCCGCGGCGAGCCGCGCAGCTTGCGGCGCTGGCTGACCCCGGACTCGCTCTGCAGGATGTCGGTGGCGGCCGTGAGCCTCTCGCGGATGCTGTCGCCCCAGTCCGGCACGAAGGTCCAGGCGATGATGCGGTTGGCGGTGACGCGTAGGCCTGCCTCACGGCCGTTGTCGAACTCCCAGGTAACGACGGTATCAAGCACCGGCTGGCCATCCGGGGTGACGGTGAGCTGCCAGGTCAGTTCCTTCAGCGCTGGGAACAGCAGCGGCGGGTCGGGCTGGCCGCTGACGAGCACGCCTTCGTCCGTGCCGCCGATATCGACCAGGGTGCGAGGCTCCAGGAAGGCATTCCACAGAAAAACGTCCTGAGTCTGCGCCGATACAACGTTGCCAAGGTCGAGCTGTTTCGGGCTGATGTGGATGCGGTGATACCAGTCGTCAACATGGGCATGTAAGCGTTTGACCGACAACGCACGGCCGTTCACCTCCACTGGCCAATGAGGTGTAATTGTTGCCTCACCAACACGCTGCGTATCGCTGACATAAGGCGACGGATCAAACTGATTGACCCAGGCGAACGTCCAATGATCTTGAGTCAGATTCGGGTTTTCGATGCCGCCTAGAGTCGGGAGCACTGCTTGTCCGTTGAGAACGGCCACAATTAAGGCCCCTCGTAGCGGATAGCCCAGCCAAATGTCCCGGTATGATCAATGTTATTCCCGCCATTACGGGCCGACGTGTCCTTCCTATACCACGGGAATACCTTCCAGCGGTCTGGCCCGATCGAGACAACCTCTCCAGGAACATAGTTGTCTATGCGTGTGTAGCGTGCGTGTTCAAGCTCGGAGGTCAGACTTAACTTACTGGACGGCCTGACCTTCCAAGATCGCAGAGGCAGCAGCACAGCCTCACTATTCCACCGACTAGGCAGAACACTAATCAGGGGCGCTAATGGTCCAGGACCCACATAGGAAGCACCGAGTGTCTGGCTCAACGCCCAGCCTTGGCCATCTAAGTCCGAATGAACGAACGAATTGCGGTTAGATAGCCCGTTATTCTGCGTGTACCAAAACAGGGCGCCAGTTGTATGGCTTGCACCGTTGTTGGACGACTCCGGATCAATACGTATTCCCCCATCGGCGGCCAGTGAGCCTATAGATGCGCCAAGCCACATTCCTGATCCAGGCAACCCTTGTATCGTGGAATTACCAAATGCACACCACTGATAGAAGTCGATGCTGTACCTACAGACCAGATAGACCTCGCTTTCAAAAGCGAAGA
Proteins encoded in this window:
- a CDS encoding phage tail protein gives rise to the protein MGSKKAVKVGYRYFFGIHMGVGKAIDELVEIKVGEKRAWSGSVTSNQTININAPELFGGDNGEGGIQGTLDVMMGAPDQPLNGRLAAMLGGLVPAFRGVCTLFYDGLVTSMNPYPKAWTFRVRRALKGWDGAVWYPERCVIDMASGAIKAMNPAHIIYECLTNRDWGGGMDRSRIDDASFRAAATALHAEGFGLCLRWVRQDSLSAFVSHVLDHIGGNLFVSRRTGLFELTLVRDDYDPELLPLFDEDSGLLSIMEDDNAATAGAANEVIIKWRSPIDNTNRQKRERNLAAIQGAGQILSTTIEYPGIPTDELAGRVAVRDLRARSVGLKRFKVQLDRRGRDIKPGGAFRIRSLSRGIEMMVVRAGRFEDGTLGSGAITVTAVQDVFGLPATSMTPPQPPGWVPPNTTPAAATVRRLTEVTWRDLVQTVDPANVALFDQTSAFIAALALKPTPLSLGFGIESRVGSAAFASAESGDFCPSGLLVGAIGRAETSIQLTSVESIDLVEVGTAALIDDEIVRVVAVDLGTLVVTIARGCVDTVPAAHTAGARVWFFDDYAGADPTEYSAGVSVQMRLRTITSSGMLAPELAPIDTLSLVGRQALPYPPGRLLIGGASYPASVVGDVVASWAHRDRIVQADQLIDTTTGDIGPEPGTTYSCRLLRADNSSVLASQTGISGTTATLTTTYVGQVILEVWSVRGGLNSWQRHRVQFSRTNPVP
- a CDS encoding GIY-YIG nuclease family protein, which gives rise to MKQPAVYIMASQRNGTLYTGVTADLLQRVWQHREGAVEGFTLRYGVKLLVWYEQHESMSGAIAREKAIKKWNRAWKLRLIEERNPQWRDLWSEIVGDSSLAAGSPPSRG
- the fliE gene encoding flagellar hook-basal body complex protein FliE; its protein translation is MSQGVEFNRLMLEMRSMQAEAMARQKPAASEPVQGAPSFSEMLGQAVNKVNETQQASNKLATAFEMGQSGVDLTDVMIASQKASVSFQAMTQVRNKLVQAYQDIMQMPV
- a CDS encoding phage BR0599 family protein produces the protein MSFNSRENSLADGAPIRLYQFSRGVMRWLYTSGDRDEVVGTQIFRTLRGGISDDGIRQTGEASVELLKITAPADLDVATLYRGVPPSNEIALTIFDRHAGEDEQVVSWVGSIQSVSWPKRDQAQLVCQPLSARMTMQGLRQGWERPCHHALYSVACGVNRDLYRVTTEIQSKNGLVISSGAFASYPAGYFTAGWVEWSVGSGEFDRRAIESHTGSNLALLGGTAGLQPGQAIRVYPGCNQTIQMCNDKFDNAPNHGGVPHLAGRSPFDGNPVF
- the fliF gene encoding flagellar basal-body MS-ring/collar protein FliF, which codes for MAEAAVANVPAKAEPGEPKKPLLGLSFLENLAEMSVLRQLGLLVGLAASVAIGFAVVLWSQQPDYRPLYGSLNGMDASQVVDTLTTSGIDYTIEPNSGALLVKADDLARARMRLAAAGVAPTDNSVGFEILDREQGLGTSQFMEATRYRRGLEGELARTVASLNNVKAARVHLAMPKASVFVRDERKPSASVLVELYPGRGLEPSQVMAIVNLMATSVPELDKGQVTVVDQKGNLLSDQQELSELSMAGKQFDYTRRMETLFTQRVHNILQPVLGTGRYKAEVSADVDFSSVESTSEMFNPDQPALRSEQQVNEQRQSSLPPQGVPGALSNQPPGPAAAPEQAAGAAAPAGPVAAGQPLVDANGQQIMDPVTGQPMLAPYPADKREQSTRNFELDRSISYTRQQQGRLRRLSVAVVVDDQVRVDPATGESSRVPWTTDDLARFTRLVQDSVGFDASRGDSVSVINTAFTASLGEEIPDIPFYTQPWFWDIVKQVLGVLFILVLVFGVLRPVLNNITGGGRGKELAGSGDVELGSMAGLDGELSDDRVSLGGPQSIMLPSPSEGYDAQLNAIKSLVAEDPGRVAQVVKEWINADE